The genomic DNA atttaaatatttaatattttttcaaaaatataaaatttaaaaataaatatttctatATGTACCTTAAAATGTGTCGTGCGAATAAATGGGTGGGCGAAGGGATTACTATTTTTGTTTCGACCAGTAGATCAGATTTTAGAGTATCTCATTTTTGTCGCAATAAATTTGACATATTCCATGTATTTTTTTCCAGATATAACTAAACATGTTTATGACTGTGGACAAACACTACATCAAGCTGTTAATGTAGTGAAATCATCAAGCTTTTAATCTAGTGAAATAACTTAGAATTCACAAAACAATGTCGATATGTCCGAGTGGTTAAGGAGACAGACTTGAAATCTGTTGGGTTCGCCCGCGCAGGTTCGAACCTTGCTGTCGACGTTTTACTACTATTTTACAAGTTGTAACAGCCTAACGATGAGAGATGCGTAAAATGTCCACCGGGCCGGGTTTTGAtcgggccttaaaaagcccgggCTTTGACTTTGACCATGTCGGGCTGAGCCGAGGTTTCCGAAAATGTTagagcccgtttgggccctcgagaTGGGTCTAAGTGGGCTtttttttcgggccggatcggatcgggccgggcttttttctaatttaaatcggatcgagtattattagagattccgaagaatacatgtgttagcaactagatcatcgtaaaaatgtattagtttacatggaatattttatgaaaacattacttcgttcAAAACATTTAAattcggcaaaaaataaacatgtttatagaataatatgttttatcattgtcATGATAACAAttatattcaaatatatatagtatacttattatatcttttttcattatttatgcaacgaagtatataaataatattattaatcacaaatatgtaaatatatatgtgtttaaagtattatttatatttatagtaaatgtgaatttataaatatataaaaaaatatattagaataatcagattataaccggGTTTTTTCGGGTTTTTAATCGGGTCGGGCCGGGCCGAAGCCCGGGCTTTTAACAGGGCCGGGCCGGCCTGGtctttgcctaaaaatatagggcccgtcgaggGCCGGGACCGGGCCGGGCTTGACCCCGGGTTTTGACCGGAGCCGGGCTTTGAATGGAGCCGAGCTTGACTGGGttttgaccggatcgggccgggACAGATTTTCGGGCCCGGGTTTTTTGAGCATCTCTAAACAAAGTCCTTCCTCTACTTATCGAGAGAATATAGATATGATCATAACTCCTACAAATtcaaatttgaaaaaaaaaagtgAAATCATAATGAGAACGTGGGTGGTAGTTATATAATCCCGATTTAATCTCATCTTAATTAACATTCTAATGACAAGGATTTAAACCAGTTTAAACCCCCTACGTTATTGTTAGTCTTTAATCAAGCGTGTTTATGTAATgggaaaaagaaagagagaggaTAACATGAAAACATCAAAAGAAGAAAAACACAGAGTACTTAACGAGAAGTTAAAAGAGCTTGAACAGCATCATTACTGGAATTACTACTCTAGTAAACTGTGTGCACTATGTTTGATTAACAGGTCGCCGAGGAAACTAATGTCTTCTCTACAGACAAAACATTCGAGGTCTTTGTCGCCGGACGAGGAGAACTCGTTATCATCGAAAGAATGCAGCAGTGTTTGTTCGGATTGTTTTGAGaacgaagaagaagaagaagaagtgagATCTGTTGTATTGTCATCTGCTTCTGTTCATAGTGATACTTGTTATAATGAGAACAATGATGATGGGATTAATAAAATTTACGAGGAAGAAAAGGAATTGGAGATTAAAAAAGGGCCTGGAGAAATGATCAATGGAACTGGTACTAATGTGAAGAATGCAGAAAAGATTAGAAATTTGGGCTGGGAATTTTCTATTTCAATTGTTGTAGCAGTGTTGATAATCGGGCTTGTAAGTGCTGTTATGTTTTCAGTAAATGCTATTTGGAATGTAGATCAAGATCTTGATCAGCTGTTTCTACCACCAACATGAcactttcttttaaaattcaTAACTTTTCTTGGTGTTTTAACGTTTCTTTACTGAGTTGGTAAACATCATGTTTTGTATATTCATCATAACTGCATCAGGATGCCATACTGCGGTTAACTGATATATCTTTCGATTAAATTTACCGATTGTGTTATGTTACATATATAATTCTCGATTAAATATAAATGTAAGAGTATATAAATGTGAGAGCATATAGGCGGGTCCTGACCTAGTGCAAACCGTGTTGTCACCCCATGTCTATCAAGATTAGGGACTCAAGTTTTGTTCAATATATATTTAGGCCCACCAGGAATTTATTTATTGTCAGCACATCAGAAATGTTATGTAAAATCCGTTTGTTGATGAGAAACGAAATAAAAAACAGTGCAAAGTATACGAGAATTTTCTGTAAAAAACAAAATGCAAGTCTGATCTGTTTCTTGAAGTCTGAGATGCTTGACCCCAAATCATTCCCTAAGGGCTGAAAATGGAGAGGCCCAAAATAAAGAGGTCATATCAGTTTGTAGAACATGATGGTGTTCACTGTTCAATACGCTCCAAGTAATATTTGTGATTTGGTAAGCAGAATGATGGTCGTCCAGTCGTCTATATCCAGTAAACAAACAAAACTAGGACCGTACTCCATACAAAATGGACGCACATTCTGATGTAGGAGATAGAAAGTGCAACTTGTAATTTGgcatttttctttttaaaaatattgtgCAAAATTATTTATATCGCAGTTGTATttaattatgatattttaaagTTCAGATGATTGTTAATGTGATGTCGGAATTTGGACCCCGGCTCTTCTCAGATTCTAGTCTTTTTAAAAATTTGTTCTTCTGTTTGTGTATtacaaattaaaaaatataaaatcttATTAGAGATTTATTCTTAACACTTTACAATTTTTCTGTGACAtctaaaaattttaaataaatcgaTCATTTGTTGTTAAATTCTCAAACTTTAAACCTACAGTAACTCTGTTGTTTGAGACCAGAACTTTACGGACTTATCATCACAAAATCCTAAATTTGATTTCACTTAAATGTACGAATTTAAGTAGGGGTCACGGTGGTGGATATTATGTTAGCTCTTTTCACGATTAATCGAGAATTAGTCGAGGTGCGTATAAGCGGGTCTAAACATCTAAttataaaaataaacaaaaatacaaaaaaaaataaaCTGAAAACTGTTTCATAGGTTAAAAAATGGGGGACGACAGAATGCTATTTCTTTATGCCTTCCTGATTGGGATAATCCACTTCCGGCACCTTATAATCActgttttaaaaattaataactCGGCCAAGTAATCGATCCCGATTACTCATTTTTAACCCCTCGTTTGATCCGTATTGCGAGTAATGGAGTGTAAATTTTTTTCGTAAAAGATAGGTCAAAATTCGAGTTTGACTCGTGAGTACTCGGAGACTCGAAGTCAAAGTCATGTTTGACTTTCTCaatttttaacaaatttgaaaatttatatGATGTCATTAactattaaaatttatttaataattttgtTAAAATTATCAAACGAATCATTTTTACTTGAACTCGTCCGCCCCTTATTGAAAAATGGAAAACCGgattagttttattattattaatgtGTTTTTTAATTAATACTATTATAAATAACTAAGAAAATGATATACGATTCATTGTTAGAATAATCATTTCGAGTACTCTCTCATTTTTTTAGGAATAAAATCGAGTTGAACCGATTTCCGATTTTTACAAAAGGCTTCTAATTCATCGTTCTTCTAATCTTCCGCCCACTATCAAGTTTTGGACGAAACAAACAAATCTACGTACTTGTTGATAAAAATAAATCCCTCATTTAAAAAAGTGATTTAAATTTTAAAGCTCCAAATTATTGCTTCCTGTCAATTTAAACTGATTGTGAAGAACTTTTATATTTCATTACTGACCACTTTGAAACAAATAATTCAATTTTTCTGTCGTCCAATAGCATTTTTGATAGATAAGTGAGACATGCAAAATAGAGAAAATAACAAAATTATTGAGGACTGTGAATGATAGAGGAGGAAGGTATACAATGATTACTAACAACAATGGGCAAATGGGCCAGTTTGATATATCTATTGATCATAGAGACCACGTATTCTAAGTTATCCTCCCTTTAGAGTTTTTTATTTCTAGAAACTTCCAAACACTATATACCAATTATACTAGTGAGTATGATACCCTGATGATGATGCATTAGGGACTGGTAATAGCATAATTTTATGGGCCCAGtgaaaaattaataataaatcatCAAATAAAGCATTTGTTGTTTGTTGTCCGAAGCAGTTTTAgtgtatttttatatatatataaaatcctCGTACCCCAAACAAGAGGCCACATATTTTAAACTTGTTATGCCGGCTTTCGGCCATGGGCCTAAACAGGTCCCTATAGGTGTACTGAATAGCTGGACTCTCGCGTGTGGGCTAGAACTATGGATTAATAAGACTTGGGCCGCTGCATGCGAGCTGGACTCgtgacatgcgagctgggctcgtgACATACGAGTTGGGCTCACATTTGCCATctgggctctcatatgcgagtTGGGCTCAGGTGCCTTCAAGCGAAGTGGGCTCAGATGCCTACACGCGGGCAGGGCTCAGGTGCCCACACGCGGGCCGGGCTCAggtgcccacacgcgggctgggcccatgagcccacatcttataaAGACAGAGGTAACattgtatttattaattaaaaaggaaggcggtgcgggccgaggtgaccaggccggcTCGCATCAAaggactttgtgtgcaacatggaaagtgactcatagatgactaagttgctcgtaaatttcggggccgacacgggttattcctacaattacgggaagaaatgcggagatgccgcgagattgtaggaagcgtgtggagccggtcgagatttacgtgactaattggctgaaggcctgactttatcgtgggcttgggctgcgcgggttggagaaccctaaccctagcctacgtgacttgttccccaagaactacgtaaggcttgatccctataaatagggtacgtaggcacttgtatgagacatgagtcgacacttgacagagaataacaaaccctattctttcttaaggagtcaacaTACGAGCTCAGCCACCACCATACATAACCTTCCTCCGCTTTCAAACATCGCCCTTGATCCTTGTTCCACTTATTAACCTCCAAAacactgttatacgaaattctccctataacaaaACTTTTATATGATATTTAGCTAGAAACTTGTGCAAGAGACATATTTATATTTCTAATGAAAAACATGTGTTTGTGAATTAATGGTCTTTTACATGTGTTTGTGAACTTTTGTGAActacaagctcagccaccaccaaacaacctttCTCCGCCCTCAAACACAGTCCTTGATCTTTTTTCCGCCCATTCACCTCTACAACACTGTTATatgaaattctccctataacaattggcgctagaaggagggggtcGCTCATCTTAGGGGGAAAGATGACCAAAGAAAGCAAACAAGCGGCGACACCAGGAAGCGGAGGCAAGAAGAAGGACCATAACGAGGTCGAGCACACGCCCCTAGAGAATCAGGCGCCACCTCCACCAATTGCAACTGTGAACGGGCAGGCGGTCATGAAATATCTCGAAGGGCTGGCCGATCAGATGAATCAGATCAACGCCCGAATGTCAAGGGTAGAAAGAAGTTCGGTCCAGAACGCCAAGCGTAAGGCGCGCCGCCTCAAGGTCTCTCAGCGTAGCTAGAAGGGCAAAGGTCCTCAGAAGAAGCTGATCCACTATTTTGATGACGTGGCAACCGAGACCAAGCAGAAAAAATAAACATCACGCGAAAAGGAAGATATACCCCGAGGCCATGATGAGCGGGGCAGCCAGATCTCAACGAGATCGGGGCAGAAGCTAGCTTCATCTGAGGCAAGGTCGACTAGCGTGCTACACCGAGTGGGTAAAAAACTAAATGAGCACGACCTCAGGCTCAAACTAGAAAATTGCaagaaggagagagaagagaaagagccCGTGGATCAGAGAGGCTCGAAAAGAGAACGGGCAGCGACCCCTCCGGAAAGACGTCAACACACCTCGCCCAGAAGAGAGGAGCGACGTAGGCGCAGAGACAATCGGGAAGAGGGATCTCAAACGCGAGCCGGAGGTAGGGGACGCCGCGAGCGACCTCAGGGCTCACACCATTCGAGTAACGCGGGTGATGACAAAGAAGGAGAAGTTGTTAGAATAAGGGACCTAAGAAGGATCTTGGATGATATAGAGCGAGAGAAGAGGGGGCCCTCGGCCTCAGCTGCCCCTTCCCCGTTTACGGCTGCTATCCGATCATCCCCCTACCTCGGGTGTTTAGGCACAACCCCGACCTTCTATTCAACGGCGAGGCCGACCCGACGGAATACCTTATACAATTTAACACAGAGATGGAAGTCTATCAGGTGCCAGAGATGACCCGCTGCAGACTCTTCGCGGCATCACTCAGAGAtagtgcccaacaatggttctccaagttgggACCGGCTAGCATAAGAACGTGGAGGCAATTGGAGGACTTGTTCGTCAGACAATTTCAGTCCACCCTCCACTACTCACCTCCTGTGGCCACGTTAGCCAACATCAAGCAAAGGGAGGGGGAGCCCCTGGCAGAATACTTTCGTCGGTTCAACGCCGAAGTTCCCAAGGTGAGGGGGGCCAGTGAGGAAACCATCAAGAATTTCTTGATAGCAGGGTTGAAAGAAGGATCAAAATTCTATAAGAGCCTCCAAGCAAGTGAGCCAAGAACCTTGGCTGAGTTCTATGAGCAAGCTGAACCCTTTAAGAGGGTAGAGAAGTCGATGAGAGAGCTGAAAATCAGCGAGAGCTATCGAGACAAGAGGGACCGATCCTCGAGCCCTGACGAGAGGAGAAAGACATATCGACGTAGTTCAAGCCCCAAAAAGTCTGCCCGAGGTAAAGAAACAACTAAAGATTCAGGGAAACCTTATACGAGCAAATGGCAGACACACACCCCTCTGTTAGCCTCTATTGACCACATATACGCTATCTATGCTGGGACGGGGGTATTCAGAAAGGCAACCCCTCTCACAGACTATAATAAGAGGGATACTTCGAAGTATTATGCGTACCATGAGGCCACGGGGCATGATACAGCTAATTGCAGACAATTGAAGGACGATATTGAGACATTGATAAAACAAGGAAAGCTTACAGAATGGGTCGTCAAGGAGGTTCGGAGGCACAAAACTGATTATCATTCCGTCCCTCCTCCGCCCCCGGAAGATAAAGAGAGGGTAACTCGGGCCGGAAGCATTCACATCATTCTAGGCGGGTCTCACATTGGTGGAGACAGCCAGAAGGCGATGAACATGTATGCCCGAGAAGCAAAGGACAAGCCCCTCACCAACGTCAACCATTTGAGCCAAAGGCCCCTAGAGCTCTTTGAAAGGGAGGCTGACGACATCGTGTTTAGGGAGAGCGATGCCACATGGGTACATTACCCTCATACAGATGTCTTagtcataaaaatgaagattggTACGGTGAATGTTCACCGGGCAATGGTGGATACCGGGAGCTCAGCTGATGTGTTAACTTATGATGCATACAAGAAGCTAGGACTGCTGGATAGGGAGCTAACCTCAACAGGGGGACACTTTTACGGGTTCACGGGAAACTCGATCGGGGTAAAAGGGACAATTCGGCTCCCGATGACCATAGGAGAAGAGGCTTATGTGGCCACCCAGGTCGCTACGTTTACAGTAGTAGATCAGCCTTGTGCCTACAATGTTATAGTGGGAAGACCCCTTATGAGGGAAATGAGGATGATGACCTCAATCCAACACATGACGGTGAAATTCCCAACCCCTACGGGGGTCGGCTTCCTGAAAAGCTGTCAATATGAATCAAGGGTCTGTTACAACCAGACACTCAGGGCAGCCGAGTCAGGGAATGCCTCAAGGGAGATAGCTGAAGCAGGTGAGTGCGACGTCCCCATAGAAGAGGCAGAGGGCAGGAAAAGAATACGTCCCGAGGGCCACGAGACTTGTAATTTGATTTTAATTGAGGAGTTGCCCGAGAACTACCTCGAGCACATGGGGATTCAGGTGGAACCGCGCCTAGGGGCCTTGCTAATGGAAGCCTCTCAGCCCATCATGTTGATACAAGAGGGGATTGTGGAGGAagcaagtgatgaagaagagagcccAGAAGAAATCGCTGCAAGACTTAGGAGAGGGAAGTGGGCACGTCAAGAAACAACAATAACTATGGACCTGCCCAACGGAATCACTCGCACTGTAACCGCGACCTCTAAACGCTTGATAAATCCGGCCCGAGCTCACCAGCCCGAGCTCGAGGATACGAAAGGTTTGACAATCACGGAAATAGGAAAATCTAGAGAGGCTCGAGCAGATTTAGACCCGAGAATGCCCCCAATGGTCGAGAGGGCTGGGGCCGCAGAGGACACAATCCCGATCTTGGTAGACCCAAATGATCCCTCCAAGGTACTCAGAATAGGCTCTAACCTAAGTCCTGACTTAAGAGAGGATCTAGCCCGCTTCCTGAGGGAGaatttggatgtctttgcatggtcacaTTCTGATATGATAGGGATTGACCCAAATGTCATGTGCCACCGGCTCAACTTGGACCCGAAAAAGAAGGGGGTTAGGCAGAAGAGACGGCCGATTAGTGGAGAGAGGGCAAATGCCCTCAGAGAAGAAATGGATAGATTAATGGAGGCAGGACTTGTGAGAGAAGCCTTCTAACCCATGTGGCTGGCCAACCCCGTGCTTGTCAAGAAGCCCAATGgcaagtggaggacatgtgtagaCTTCACCGACCTGAACAAAGCTTGCCCGAAGGACAGCTTTCCTCTACCCCGAATCGACCAGCTGGTTGATTCCACGGCTGGGCACGCATTGCTTAGCtttatggatgcttattcgggatataaccaaatcctcatgtatgggccagatcaggagcacacctcctttattactgatcggggcctctactgttacatcgggatgcccttcggactccttaatgcgggggcaacctatcagaggctggtgaataagatgttcaaacatcagttgGGGAAGACTATGGAGGCCTATATAGATGACATGCTGGTGAAGTCGAAAGAAGCAAGGGATCATGTCCGCCACCTAGCAGAAATGTTCCAGATCCTAAGGGAGTACAGAATGAAGCTCAACCCCCAGAAATGTGTGTTTGGGGTCGAATCGGGgaagtttttgggatttattgtcaACCATAAAGGCATTGAGGCCAACCCAACCAAGATACGAGACCTACTCGAGATGAGATCCCCTCGACGGGTGAAGGATGTTCAAAGCTTAACTGGACGAGTGGCTGCCTTGAACCGCTTCGTCTCAAAATCCTCCGATAAATGCCAAGAGTTCTTCAAAGCAATTAAAAGAGTGGGGAGGAATTTTAAGTGGACAGAAGAATGCGAGAAAGCCTTTCAGAACATAAAGAAGCATCTCAGCAGCCCTCCAATGTTGTCCAACCCAAAGGCAGGAGAAACTTTGATCCTATACTTGGTTGTCTCCGACTTTGCAATAAGTGCGGTATTAGTCCGAGAGGAGGATGGTGTCCAGCTCCCggtatattatgtgagtaaaaggCTAGCCAGTGCCGAGACTCGATACACAAGCCTCGAAAAGCTAACATATGCTCTGATCCTGGCCTCCCGAAAGCTCAGGCCCTATTTTCAGGCACACAAGATAGAGGTGCGAACCTCCTACCCCCTCAGACAAGTGATGCACAAACCAGAGTCTTCTGGTCGAATGTTGAAATGGACGGTGGAGCTCGGCCAATTCGAAGTGGATTATAAGCCAAGGACCGCAATCAAAGGTCAAACCCTGACCGATTTTGTGCTAGAATTTCCTCCATATCAGGAAGTGGAGCCGGGAGCCCTTGTGGTCATACCTAGCACAGAGGAAGTTGGGCTGGAGAGCCAAAATAGTGCCCCATGGTGGAGCCTATTTGTGGATGGAGCCTCTAACGGTGATGGAGCAGGAGCTGGAATTGAGCTAATCAGCCCAGAGGCGCACAAGATCAGACGTGCGACCCATCTGGCCTTTCAtgcaaccaacaatgatgctgagtatgaggccCTGATCAACGGTCTCAAGCTAGCTTTGGAAATGAAGGTGGAGAATTTAAATGTGTTTAGTGACTCCATGATTGTGGTCTATCAGATAAACGGGGGGTATCAAGCTCAGGGGCCGAGAACAGAGCTTTACATGAAGTGTGCACAGAGGATAATCGCGAGGTTCAACGAGGTGAGGCTGAAACTAATCCCGCGTTGGCAGAATGAAGGCGTGGACGAGCTAGCTAAGCTCGGCTCACGCCGCGAAACCACTTTGATAGGGACCGTGCCCCTTGATATACAAAGGCAACCTAGTGTGCCCGAGCACGAGGTGGGCAGCCTCAGTAATGAGCTCGGCCCCACGTGGATGACACCTATTCTAGCATACATAAAAGAAGGTTCACTTCCGGACAAAAAGGATGAGGCACGGAGGATAAAATACAAAGCAGCCCGCTATGTGATATACGATGGGATTCTATACAAAAGAGGGTTCAGTGTGCCTCTCCTCAAATGCATAGATGGGGATGAATGCAACTACATCTTAAGGGAAGTACACGAGGgcatttgtggcaatcactcgggggtagctctctagctcagaaaatcctccgtcaaggctactactggccaacgctgaaaaaagacgcctttgaattctcctgagcttgtgataagtgtcagcgatatgccaattattacaacatccccgtggcctctctcacatccctcatgagcccctggcccttctccatgtggggaattaatctgattggggaactcccgaaggccaagggaggcgtcaagtatgcggtggttgcggtagactatttcactaagtgggcagaggcCGAGCCCCTAGTCACCATCACAGCAAAAAAGCTCAGGGAGTTTGTACACAGTGCTATTGTGTGCCGCTATGGCATCCCTTACAAGCTGATATCTGACAATGGGAAATAATTTGATAGCAAGGAAATGCGAGAGTTTTGTGAGCAGCTGGGGATTCAGAAGAGCTTTAGCGCAGTCTGCCACCCCCAGAGTAATGGGCAGACGGaggctgttaataaaatcattaaaCATACCTTGAaggaaaagcttgaagagaagaaaggagcATGGCCAGAGGAGCTCACCCAGGTCCTATGGTCTTACAACACTACACCCCGAACCACAACTGGAGAGACCCTTTTCTCTCTGGTGTATGGGTGTGAAGCTATGGTACCCGTTGAAGTGGGAGCAGGATCTTTTCGAAGGGACAACTATGACTCAGAGGCAAATGAGGTCAATCATCGGCTTTATTTGGACATGATCGAAGAAACTCGAGAAAATGCTCAGATCAGGATAGCGGCATATCAGTAGAGGACAGCTAGGCATTACAACAGTAAGGTTCGAGCCCGAACTTtcaaggtgggagatttggttcTGCGCCGGGTCATGCCAAACACCAAGGTGGTGGGTCACAATGTCCTTGGAGCGAATTGGGAAGGCCCTTACAAGATAAAGTCGGTGCTCTGGGAAGGAACCTATcacctcaatgatatgcaagacaagttgatcccgagagcctggaacgcggaacacctccgcaagtattatcagtaatattattctttccagacttagtattatcttaaaatattcctaagtctcggggggtagtgccatataggtgCCTCTCTGAGACCACAAGCATGTACTCCTTTCACTTCCCATTATCTATGAATAAATGATTTTTGATATTTTAACTATTGTTAACAGATTAAATACCCAGCAGGGGAGCCCATCCTTGGGAACCCATGCGAGGACAGAACGATCgttttattaacatgttaaaatcacaAGCCAGGCCGGGCCCCGGCCCGCTTGACAACGAGTACCAGAAATGAGCTGGGTCATGGCCCGCTTTGAAAGATATGAGCACACAGCAGATAAAAGATGAGGATAAAAAAAAGGTATAGGCCCGCGATGCGAGCCCATACTCTAGCTCGCAGGACTACAAATGCGACCCAGGGAGTCCAGCCCTCCATCAAACATAGCCAGGGTCGCATAATGCGAGGAGTAGACACATGAACAAAATGCGAGCTCCTAGGCCCGGCCCGCTAATGCGAGAACACTTACAGCACCTGCGAGTTAGTAATGAGGCCTGGTTTTTAATTGAATATAAATACGAGCTGATTAACTAGGCTCGCTGTGAAGGTGTAATACTCGCCATACGCGGCCGGGGTTATGATAACTCTTCGTCAGTAGAGGCATGATAAGTTTACACAAAAGTAAGGAAACTGGCTAGCACAGTAAAGATGAGTACGGGCACACAAGACTTAAAAATTTAATATAAACAAAAGTTAAATAAGTTAGGCCCCGAGGCAGAATACTTTAAATACAAACGCGAAGCAAAGAGGATGCCCACCTACCCAGTCAAAAGTCTAGTTTCAAGATAAAATTAAGTCTAAGGGTTATCAACCTCTTTCTCTCGAGCTTCATCAGCCACGACCCGGGCCTGCTCAGCTGTGAGTCGGGCCTCCTCGGTAATCTGGGCATCCCGCTCCATCTCCAGCTTCAGTTTCTCGGCATGTCTAGCTGTGCTCGCACCCAGAGCCGCCCAATCGAAGTCAGGAACCTTCTTCATAAATACTTTCATAAAATTCCTGGCCCCCAGGTTCCTAGCATCAGCGAGGGCGGCCTCACGACCATCGGTCAGGGCAGAAACTGATCTCTCCAGCTCGAGCACCCTCTCCTCGAGGGCATCCTTCTCCTTCTTCCACGCCTCAGCAGCCAGGTCATGAGCTTCCGTCTGCTCCCTTAGGGCCTTGTCGTGAGCAGCGTTCAGGTTAATTATCTTCTGATTATAGTTGTTCACCAGCGTAACTTTCTCTTGCCCGTGCTCAGCGACCTTACTCTGAAAGGATTTGACTTTAGACTCGAGCTTTGTGTTGGTCTAGCTGAGGGCTCGCATCTCTCGAGCCTTAGACAGCTGACGATAGTAAACTTCGTCCACAGCTCGAGACAGTGCATCCTGGTTGACCTCGAGAGCAGAAGAAGACCAACCCTTTACATCCTGCTCGCTGATGTGACCTTAAGCGAGCCGGCCGAATGTGGTCGCAACCATGCTGGCAGAAGAAGAGGTGGGAAGATGAGCATCAGATGGAATAATCTTTTTTGGGTCGGGCTCGCCAGTTTTTCCCTCTTTATGGCCTC from Apium graveolens cultivar Ventura chromosome 5, ASM990537v1, whole genome shotgun sequence includes the following:
- the LOC141659956 gene encoding uncharacterized protein LOC141659956, which gives rise to MREFCEQLGIQKSFSAVCHPQSNGQTEAVNKIIKHTLKEKLEEKKGAWPEELTQVLWSYNTTPRTTTGETLFSLVYGCEAMVPVEVGAGSFRRDNYDSEANEVNHRLYLDMIEETRENAQIRIAAYQ